GAGGATGGAAAGGTTGGGATGCCACTAGTGAGATGGGAGGTAGTGATGGCTCCTAGAAAGGCGGGTGGATTTGGAGTGGGAGATGCAGTGATCAGGAATACAGCTCTTctgtttaagtggtggtggagCTTTTCGAAAGAGGATTGTCCCTTGTGGAAGAGAATTGTATGCTCTTGTCATAACATGAATCCTTTTGAGATGCTGTGTGGCTAGCCTATTCCTATAAAAAGAGACCATTGAAAATATATTTGTCAGCTTCAAATCAGGGAGCCACAAATTAGAGAGAAGATAATCAGAGGTTTGTCTATGAATATAGGGAATGGCAGAACAATTCCGTTCTGAGAGGATGCTTGGTTACCTAGTGGTATGTTAAAAGATAAGTTTCCAAGACTTTTCTTAGTCTCAAACCTTAAAGGATCTGTTATAGAGGATTACAAATTTTGGAATGGATTAAAATAGATATAGAGCTTCCAATGAAGGAGAGAGTTATTTCAATGGAAGAGAGAGTTAATTCAACGGTAAATAATCACTTAAAAATAAGATCAGTTCTTGCTTATATATATGGTTTTACATACAATGATAATCACATTGGTTAAAGCAATGACATTTACACGGTGCGTAATTGATTCGAGTGCGTGATTTAACCCAGTCAATCTCCATCATGCAACTAGACCTGTTGAAATAGGGCCAGTTAACTTAATCATAGTAAGATGATAGCGGTTAGTGAGTTGTTTTAGTAAGCTATTTAATTTAGTCACAGTTCAGTTATTCTTCTACTATATAGATAGTAAGTAGTCATTGGCTGATATCACCACTCTCCACATTATTAATGAGCCAAATTTCATGCTTAAAATCATTGTTCCACTTTCAAGCATGAGGGAGTGAGAATTTTACATTGTCTAAGATAAAGTGTTGACATCTTGTAGTTAGAGTTacttcagaaaaaaaaaaaattgcaaaagttGAATTAATCCAATCTTAGGAAATGTGAAGGGTCGCTCATCAGTTAGGCCTCAATCTCCCCATGAAAAAATatgcaagaaaataataataataataataataataataataataataataataataataataataataacaacgaTTGCACCGATTTCATTAGAAATAGAATTAAAGTTAAAAGTCAAAtcacaatatataaataatgcAGGCCACGGCCTAGCTAGTATATTATCCTGGTTGATAAACAATAAGGTTAAGCAATGCAACCATGCATGCAAGAAACTAGAATAGGAAAAAACGGTGATGAGTAGCATCAATGTATCATGATGCAATCAAAATTTCAGCGTAATTAGAGAAATAACCGACACACTTTCCAGCCTCGAAGGATCGGCTGAGCTGCTTCTTGATAGAACTATAGGGGCACAATGCAAccacaatatatacatatatatagagaACAGTTTGAGATTATTTGAAAATGACATGaacaatttataataaattactaCTATATTTGTTAGTTTCTGTGTCTTTTCTAGCACACGTGTATCACTCTCCCATTATTGTAAGACAATACAAGATGGCTATCCCAAAAGGAGGAAAGACAAGACAAAAAAACAAACAACTCTTGAGGGCGGCAAAACACTACATCCAACCtcgtatatatataaattgcaGCCACATAACCAATTTGATCAAAATAAAATGGGTACTCGTCAAGGAAACAACAATCATAAGGTAGCCGATCATCatagaatttcagatttttccCTTGACTCAATCTCACTCTCTTTTGCTGGTCTTGTTTCTATCCAAGAccagcagcagcaacaacaaccaaGTCCCACTgttaataataatcaaaatgaacaCCACATGCACAATCACCATAACCATAACCTAAGCAGCTATAAGCTTCCAGAACCAGACTTCGAATTCACCACCAACAAAGCTTCTTCAGAGCCTAAGAATTCTGGTGCTGCTGTGTTGATTTCCAATGGTCAACTCGTACCACAATCATCACAACCAAATCGATCACCTTTGAACCAAATTCCTCAAGGTACCTTAGGGACATATCTAGCAACtgatgatcatcatcatcagcagcagcagcagcagcgtCCTCGTCCACGTCATCATCAATTGAGTAGCAGCATGCCAAGTGGACAAAGAGGGAACCCAAGGAAATATCATTATGAAGCACTTGGCAAAGCAAGGAAGCATTATGATGAAGGggatgattatgattatgatgatgatgataagaaaaagaagaagaagaaatcgtTTGGGAAGAAAGCGTTGAGGTCTTTTATATCACCGTGCCGCGATTGCAAGgccattcaagcaagttcagtTAATAAATATTCCAAGACCCCCCAAGTTTCAAAATATGGCGAGTAATTAAATGTTCTCAATTATTAGTATTGTTGCATGCATGCATAATCGATCATAATTACGTACCGTTCGAATAACTAGTAAATCTTAAGATCCATACTATTCTCCTTTCTTATATATTTGGTTTCTCAAAACTACAAAGATAATATGTGTTCTGTTTCGTGTTATCAAGGACATGCTCGATTGATCACCTTTACATTGGTTATTACCCATCCagttatctaattttttatttcttcgcTAATTGAATCTGTGTAGACATTCACCTCTTCTTAATTCTCTAATCTCtgataattattattacaaCATTTGCCATCAATAATCATTATATTAGAaatatggattactttttaatAAATCCAGCACAAAATATCAATGTCATcgttagttattattttaatacaaGTATTTTACCAACTAAACATACACAAGAAAATGGTTTACTTATATAAGTTATTCTTTAGAATAccattttcaaaaaagaaaaaagttcatGTTAGTAACTTTTATTGATATTGGCCAGTAATTTTAGCCAATGCACATATTGTACTGGTGTATATATTTAGGGCCGTTTCGGAAATTTTAgaagtaactttttttttaacttttgacttataaaaagtagtagtattaatgtctggtacaatttttaaaactaaattgtaACTTTCTAAAAAGTTATTTGGGAGCTTTTAATACTTCTACTTTTCATcagatttctataaaataaacacttttagagttaaaaattcaaatacaaaataacttatttataagttatttttaacatagtcatttattgtttaagttattttatcaaaaagaatttaattaagttggttTATTGAACTATTGATGAAATAAGAAAACGAACTTGTGAAACAAACGCGCTGATAAGAGCTTTGTGACTTTGTCTGTCCCTGGCGTGGGCTTTGTGTAATGTGGGCCATATAATCTTCCAGTAACTTTTGGGCTTTTGTGTTATTGAAATCCAGCTTCAGAGTTTCGGAGAcctgattaaaaaaaaaaaaaattctatgatatttttttgttttagtacTTAAATtgtctaaatttattttttaaagtaaaaaattaaatattaactaatgacctattttgaaaaattaagtaTCATCTATAAAATAGATTTGAATCCTCTAAaatctgaatttgaatttgaaaaataaactataatttctcaccatttatttcataggtcgtataaaaaaataatataagagaGAAACTATTCAAATATAAGAGATTATACTTTATTTTCTaagtgaaaatttaaaatttagaaattcaaATTCTTATAAAATACTATaggaattactaaaaaaattgaatgtaaAAAGTTTTAATCGATGCACAAAAATCTATAAAGTTTGAAAACAAGgaaagtgatttttttttattttttgtaaatagtAAAATTTGGTAACAAGAAAAATTTATGAAAACTCGTGCATTGTAtatattgtttttcactttttaatgttttatcttaaaattaataAGCTTTACTCTTTATTAAGAGTGTACATACAAGATAGTATTCCTCCAATAAACGTAACTAGTTGGCTACATccagtgaagaagaagaagaaggtggtgGGTCCCAAAATCCTCCATTATGTCCTCCGACGATTGCGCGCTAATGTGTCCTGCCGTCCTGCAAGTTGGTCAAATGTCTAAAAGGTTCAGCCAACGCATCTCTCAACCATTCTACTACCATAAGGTCCCATCTATTCAATTAATGAAATTAAACCAATTAATTACGGTAGATTTTCTTAGCTGGATATATAGGCCGCTATTAATTGCAACTAATGATATGTAACCAATGCAAATTGCTCAAGTAAATTATGCATGCATAAAGAGTTGTGAATCATAATCATAACAACGTAAATATTACTTATAGTATGAGTTGTAATAGATATAGTTTCCACATAATTGAAAGGCATGACGGTTATgcaaataaaagatataattagGTAGTAATATGCGCGTGAGTAGCACCTTGTATAGTGTATAGAGTTAATGATAGATTGTGGCGCGCAAGTCAACTATATGAAGAACAAGAATTAGTGTATAACAGAACAGAAGACAATACTAAACAACAATGCGGCAAAGACCACGCTGCACgttctcttttctctctatttttcttctcaaaaaGCAAGTAGCTATGATTACATACACCGATACACATACACTTGATTTgaattaaagaaaacaaaagaaaagaaaaagaaggcaGCATCttgtagagagagagagagagagagagataacaCTACACTAACGCACACCATCACAATGCTCCTTAGATTTCTTGTGCCATGGATGCTCTTCTGCTTCTTCCTCCTCTGTTTcgcttctctctcctcttcagcTAACCAAGGTCAGCTTTCTACCCCATTGTTGTGTACTCAACTACCACCTCTTTTATATGCTTTATTTTCCATGTTCccatttagaatttagaattacTCATGTTGAAGTTGAACTATGTAGCCTTATGcaatcaaatttcaattttactgGGCAGCCCCATATGCTTTGCGCTTAAGCTGTGGGGCAGAACAGAATGTTGAAACAAGACCAACCAGCACCATTTGGCACAAAGATTTTGGATACAGCGGAGGAATATCCACCAATGCAACTCATCCTAGTTACATTACTCCACCACTCCCAACTCTCCGCTATTTCCCTTTGTCCCAGGGCCCTCAAAATTGTTACAACTTTGATGGAGTCCCAAAGGGTCACTACTCAATCAGAATCTTCTTTGGACTAATTGATGAGCTTGGGAATAGCACTGAGCCCTTATttgacatctccattgaaggcACTCAAACACATTCATTGAACCCTGGTTGGAGCACTCAGGATGATCAAGTGTTTGCTGAGGCCATTGTGTTCCTCACCAATGATTCTATCTCAATCTGTTTTCACAGCACAGGTCACGGCGATCCGGCCATTCTTTCCATTGAGATCCTTCGGATTGATGATAAGGCCTATTATTTTGTCCCAGGGTGGAGTGATGGAGTTATGCTTAGAACTGTTAAGAGACTGAGTTGTGGTTATGGCCAGTCACGATTTGGCGTGGACTATAATGGGGATCCAAGGGGAGGAGACAGGTTTTGGCAACACAGTAAGGGATTTGGTCAGTATTCAGACGAGCCTAGATCCGTCGAAACCAGAATCAAACTGGCTACAATGCCACCAAACTTCTACCCTGCCGCGCTTTATCAGTCCGCGGTTGTTAGTACTGATACTCAGCCTGATTTAACATACACATTGGAGGTGGATCCCAACAGAAACTATTCTATTTGGTTGCATTTCGCAGAGATTGAGAACTCGGTGACTGATGCAGGGCAAAGGGTGTTTGACATTGTGCTGAATGGTGATGTTGCCTTCAGAGATGTTGACATTGTGAAAATGAGTGGGGATCGTTATACTGCACTAGTGCTGAATAAAACTGTTAATGTTGATGGGAGGATACTGACAATAACATTGACCCCAAAGCAAGGTAGAGCTATGATCAGTGCCATTGAGATATTTGAAGTTATAATGGCTGAGTCAAAAACTTTACCGGAGGAAGGTATTCATGCACATCCCTGGTCCCTACTATTGTTAGTTTAGTTTCTTGTACTGTGAAATGTGAATGCATAGCAACTTCTGAAAGTTGGTAACTGTTGTTATTTAATCTAGTAAGTGCATTGCAAACATTGAAGAAGGCGTTGGGGCTTCCTCCCAGGCTTGGATGGAATGGTGATCCCTGTGTTCCTCAACAACATCCATGGAGTGGAGTGGATTGCCAATTGGACAAAAGTAGCAGCAGATGGGTCATTGATGGAATGTAATTTCTTTTGTCCTTACCTGTACTACTTGATTAGCAAAGGGATTCTTGGTACCACTAATGCATTAAAATGTGTGCTTGTGTTGAATAATGAATATTATTTGATCTCAATATCTTGATTAAGTAGTGCTTGATCTGTTGATGACAACAGTGGTCTTGACAATCAAGGTCTCAAGGGTTTCTTGCCAAATGACATATCCAGACTGCGAAATCTACAAACCCTGTGAGTTCATCAATTTATGCCTTATGTGTATGTAAGTTGATCAAAATAAATAGTCCCAAGTTCCCAACTTTCCATTTTTCCTACTTTAAAATattgttctctaataaaatatatatcaccaCCCGTAAGTTCATATGCCCATTCCTTTGCTTATTATTATGGCATGTGAATTGCAGAAACTTGAGTACAAACAGCATCCATGGAGAAATCCCATCCTCACTAAGTGAATTAACTAGTCTGCAAGTACTGTAAGTGACATGTTCTCATTCTAATCGACTTGGTTTGTTTATCATAGTAATGCAGTTTCTAAATGGCATAATAATCAATGATGCAGTGATCTGTCCTATAACTTTTTGGAAGGAGCAATCCCAGAAAGTCTTGGAGAGTTGACATCATTACAGAGACTGTAAGATTGTCTAAAGTTGAAGAAATGAAACTTATAAGACAATGAGAAATCAGTACTAAAGTTGTGTGGATGCAGGAACCTAAATGGGAATAGGCTGTCTGGAAGTGTTCCAGCAAGTCTAGGAGGAAGACTATTGCACAGAGCTAGCTTCAAGTATGttattatgaatgaatgattaaTGTTGAGAATAAAGAATACGCAAAACACAATGTAATGTTGATATTGTTTTGGGTGCACGCAGTTTTACGGATAACAGAGGACTGTGTGGTATACCTGGTTTACCTAGCTGTGGACGTGGTCTCTCTGGGGGTGATAGAGCGGGCATTGGATTAGGTGTTAGTTTCATGGCGGTGGCACTTGTGGGAGGATCAGTTTGCTGGTGGAGAAGGCGCAACAACATTCTGCGAGCTCAACAAATTGCAGGAAAGTCAGCAGCATATGCAAAAGCCAGGACTCATTATTCACGTGACATCCAGATGACAaggcatcatcatcatcatactcATACCCACACTGCTGTTGAGAATGGCCCTATATTACTTTCATGATCTTTTGTTATGTGTAATTTGTGTAAATCAGCAAAGTTTTGTCCATCAAAGAAACTGGGCTCCTACTTGGGTTGGGCCTCAAGTGGACTTAAGGCACATCTTTGATAAATGAAGAGTGTGTTGTTAATGAaggacagaaaaataaaaagaagaaaggtgAAAAAAGTAGAAAGGGAGAGGTAAATGGGAATTCACGGGAACATTATTAGAGGGTCCCCGTTGTCAATTGTCATTATACGAAACCGGCTGCAAATACACTGTGTTCGTCTCTGCACTCACTACTCTGAATGTGCAGAGTCCCCGCAGTTCTCCGCTCGGAATTTATTCCCCTTTCATTCAACTTCACAAAATGAGGGGAGGGGCCTGTGCTTGTGAtgtgagaaagagaaagagatgtGTATTATGTAACACCTCAAAAATCCAATCCAACTGAGTCAAACACGCCAACCAGACCAACCCTATTTTTTTCGCCTGTTCCCTGCAACTCAGACACGTTTCCACGTGGGGTTCCTTCTCCATTCACCTCACAACACCACCATCTTCTCCTCCACTTTAATTCACTTCTAATTAAAAGTTACGGTTTCAATGAGGGGGAATACTAGTAGAACTCAAATTTGATTTGCTGCTAACATTTATGGTAACAATTACGGTGTCAGGCGCCGCTCAGCTATATAT
The genomic region above belongs to Arachis duranensis cultivar V14167 chromosome 3, aradu.V14167.gnm2.J7QH, whole genome shotgun sequence and contains:
- the LOC107480782 gene encoding receptor-like protein 4 — protein: MLLRFLVPWMLFCFFLLCFASLSSSANQAPYALRLSCGAEQNVETRPTSTIWHKDFGYSGGISTNATHPSYITPPLPTLRYFPLSQGPQNCYNFDGVPKGHYSIRIFFGLIDELGNSTEPLFDISIEGTQTHSLNPGWSTQDDQVFAEAIVFLTNDSISICFHSTGHGDPAILSIEILRIDDKAYYFVPGWSDGVMLRTVKRLSCGYGQSRFGVDYNGDPRGGDRFWQHSKGFGQYSDEPRSVETRIKLATMPPNFYPAALYQSAVVSTDTQPDLTYTLEVDPNRNYSIWLHFAEIENSVTDAGQRVFDIVLNGDVAFRDVDIVKMSGDRYTALVLNKTVNVDGRILTITLTPKQGRAMISAIEIFEVIMAESKTLPEEVSALQTLKKALGLPPRLGWNGDPCVPQQHPWSGVDCQLDKSSSRWVIDGIGLDNQGLKGFLPNDISRLRNLQTLNLSTNSIHGEIPSSLSELTSLQVLDLSYNFLEGAIPESLGELTSLQRLNLNGNRLSGSVPASLGGRLLHRASFNFTDNRGLCGIPGLPSCGRGLSGGDRAGIGLGVSFMAVALVGGSVCWWRRRNNILRAQQIAGKSAAYAKARTHYSRDIQMTRHHHHHTHTHTAVENGPILLS